From Homalodisca vitripennis isolate AUS2020 chromosome 1, UT_GWSS_2.1, whole genome shotgun sequence, the proteins below share one genomic window:
- the LOC124370600 gene encoding basic proline-rich protein-like: protein MRSLIWVCVFLALAAVALTAPPKGEKRQSHGGQQQGGRRGGHGGHHPPGPPGPPGPPGPPGPPGPPGPPPSGPPPSGPPPSGPPPSGPPPSGCPPPGPPGPPGPPGPPGPPGPPPSGPPPSGPPPSGTQQESEDITVSVTDD, encoded by the exons ATGAGGAGCCTCATCTGG GTGTGTGTTTTCCTGGCACTCGCCGCTGTCGCTCTGACAGCTCCTCCGAAAGGAGAGAAAAGGCAATCTCATGGAGGCCAACAACAAGGTGGTAGACGAGGTGGTCACGGTGGTCATCATCCTCCCGGCCCGCCTGGCCCACCAGGCCCTCCAGGACCACCAGGCCCTCCAGGCCCACCAGGTCCACCACCTAGTGGACCTCCGCCATCTGGACCACCGCCATCTGGTCCACCTCCTTCTGGTCCACCTCCTTCTGGCTGCCCTCCACCTGGCCCGCCTGGCCCACCAGGACCACCAGGTCCTCCAGGACCACCAGGTCCACCACCTAGTGGACCTCCGCCATCTGGACCACCTCCCTCTGGAACACAACAAGAATCTGAAGATATTACGGTATCTGTCACTGACGATTAA